A single Anopheles arabiensis isolate DONGOLA chromosome 2, AaraD3, whole genome shotgun sequence DNA region contains:
- the LOC120897614 gene encoding zinc finger protein 888-like, giving the protein MEEKCRLCLKEVKQKCITVLPQDEFREMMDAVFCFPIVYKEGLPKYVCTECSVTIRKFYNYTLEVQKTQSYLEREWECNIASKSSITITKLIPIGNCDEENGSFPHDAYMEEYLDEESSTDESWKLSSSNTADDPPYVDDSRVQLPAQLIKNIESKNTPEESDTTTNFFTKRLRSRDIKSATDSPSLSRSDLPYICLECDLKHATKAQLTKHMRVHQKQECPVCSRLLRVDKIKDHCARMHPHYKLLVASQEMRCDNCLELFDTEAQLHDHLNHDRMQRPVLPDARQNEMEDSDEAGSTAKVKTKHIFLCPKRYKCRNCEEKFLDKVQLAKHQRLHRTVDCPICGKTCRTDRIKPHIAKHYPNSDGPNKKLYHCTECKKKFANELQLTLHYKRMHKQLICPVCKVRASFAHVENHLKLLKVEECSDDSNDFPNNLSEVDVTVTEN; this is encoded by the exons ATGGAGGAGAAATGTCGATTGTGTCTGAAAGaagtgaagcaaaaatgtatCACAGTTCTACCGCAAGACGAATTTCGCGAGATGATGGATGCCGTTTTCTGTTTCCCA ATAGTCTACAAAGAAGGGCTACCAAAGTATGTCTGCACCGAATGTTCCGTCACGATACGTAAGTTCTACAACTACACCCTGGAAGTGCAGAAAACTCAATCTTACCTCGAACGGGAATGGGAATGCAATATTGCATCAAAATCATCAATTACAATCACGAAACTCATACCGATAGGAAATTGTGATGAGGAGAATGGCTCATTTCCTCACGATGCTTACATGGAAGAATATCTCGATGAGGAAAGCAGTACGGATGAATCCTGGAAGCTTTCATCCAGCAATACGGCTGATGATCCACCGTACGTGGACGATTCAAGGGTACAGCTCCCCGCACAACTTATTAAAAACATAGAGAGTAAAAACACGCCAGAAGAAAGCGATACGACAACAAACTTTTTCACGAAACGCTTGCGATCGCGTGACATCAAAAGTGCCACGGATTCGCCATCCCTCAGCCGTTCCGATCTGCCGTACATCTGCCTGGAGTGCGATCTGAAACATGCcaccaaagcacagctcaCCAAACACATGCGTGTGCATCAGAAGCAAGAGTGTCCGGTGTGTAGTCGGCTGTTGCGGGTAGATAAAATAAAGGACCACTGTGCCAGGATGCATCCACACTACAAGCTGTTGGTAGCGAGTCAAGAGATGCGGTGCGACAATTGTCTGGAACTGTTCGACACCGAAGCACAGCTGCACGATCATCTCAACCACGATCGGATGCAGCGCCCAGTTTTGCCCGATGCCCGACAAAACGAGATGGAAGATTCGGATGAGGCTGGCAGCACCGCCAAAGTTAAAACGAAACATATCTTCCTGTGCCCCAAGCGGTACAAGTGCCGTAATTGTGAGGAAAAATTCTTGGATAAAGTACAGCTAGCGAAGCATCAGCGGCTTCACCGGACGGTCGATTGTCCAATATGTGGCAAAACCTGTCGCACAGACCGTATCAAGCCGCATATAGCAAAGCATTATCCAAACAGCGATGGACCAAACAAGAAGCTGTACCACTGCACGGAGTGTAAGAAAAAGTTTGCAAACGAGCTACAGCTAACGCTGCATTACAAGAGAATGCACAAGCAGCTGATTTGCCCGGTTTGTAAGGTAAGGGCCAGTTTCGCGCACGTTGAAAACCATTTGAAATTGCTGAAAGTAGAAGAATGTTCCGATGATTCTAACGATTTCCCAAACAACCTTTCGGAAGTGGATGTAACGGTAACGGAAAATTAG
- the LOC120896676 gene encoding uncharacterized protein LOC120896676 — MTREMSDKSIIYLDKNVPPPLVPLSNCHARAIPTSYIANCRLCLGTEFGNRCTTIIDESLIAMMKQVFPIVIVNKIGLPMNVCTECVKTVEAFYMFSSQVLANQNKLSETLPNNIRPEQNNDGVECRENPIPTQKAQENVPREEPEEPEVPIDSDLLIKIEKEDEERGEQPDPLSTADDCGIVFEVIDEIPGIKLEEEATYPMEVISHAENDPQSMEKTTNPLEIKSGTDIDPLLEETTANSIEVKPDAGIELKLEVKDEIEIDPPAEGIEDSEDQPRDPLSRPQPKKRRKKSGPSRVIHYCPTHDYSIKLKQMKSVSDLNEFNQRLEDETFMKQVINYLQIETGETRADYLMNKSLDLLFNRQFLTQCGWRGRKSVSLPGYRKILELFSRLGAMYGVNLPGCKVRDYFSLKCKNAKRRANQQMLGKVVDEQQSESEDESIEQTGGILPASFAGEQPHKRRTPDGSVRVVPLCLAHTGCTFNLKQVSSEPELDEFNRRLRNEEYMKQVINYLQFETGEERSDHLMNKSLDILFNRKFLATCTWRGINGKIPFVVYSKVQELFGWLGAKDGKRLLGCTVRDYFILKLKNAKRRAMLGVQSHEITGIGIGTTLEAEHSCCK, encoded by the exons ATGACACGCGAAATGAGTGACAAAAGTATAATTTATCTTGATAAAAATGTTCCACCGCCTCTTGTTCCTTTGTCTAATTGTCACGCTCGAGCCATTCCGACGAGCTACATTGCGAATTGTAGGCTTTGCCTTGGTACTGAATTTGGGAACAGATGTACAACCATTATTGACGAGTCGCTTATTGCCATGATGAAGCAGGTGTTTCCCATCGTG aTTGTGAACAAGATAGGGCTGCCGATGAATGTGTGCACCGAATGCGTAAAGACGGTGGAGGCATTTTACATGTTCAGCAGTCAGGTGTTGGCCAATCAGAACAAACTGTCAGAAACCTTACCTAATAACATACGACCGGAACAAAATAATGATGGTGTGGAATGTAGAGAAAATCCGATCCCGACCCAAAAGGCACAAGAAAACGTTCCacgcgaggaacctgaggaacCGGAGGTTCCGATTGATTCTGATTTGttgataaaaatagaaaaggaaGATGAAGAGCGAGGTGAACAACCTGACCCACTGTCAACTGCCGACGATTGTGGGATTGTGTTCGAAGTAATCGATGAAATACCGGGCATCAAGCTGGAAGAAGAGGCAACTTACCCAATGGAGGTAATATCTCATGCCGAGAACGATCCACAATCGATggagaaaacaacaaacccgcTTGAGATAAAATCTGGTACCGATATAGACCCACTACTGGAGGAGACAACAGCAAACTCAATCGAGGTAAAACCAGACGCTGGGATAGAGTTAAAATTGGAAGTGAAGGATGAAATTGAGATCGATCCGCCAGCTGAAGGAATAGAAGACAGTGAAGATCAACCGCGTGATCCTCTTTCCAGACCACAGCCCAAGAAACGGCGTAAAAAATCAGGACCGTCTCGAGTGATTCATTACTGTCCAACGCACGATTACTCGATCAAACTGAAGCAAATGAAGAGTGTATCAGACCTAAATGAATTTAATCAACGGCTAGAAGACGAAACGTTCATGAAGCAGGTGATCAATTACTTGCAGATCGAAACAGGAGAAACTAGGGCGGATTACCTGATGAATAAATCGTTGGACCTTCTATTTAACCGACAATTCCTTACACAGTGCGGCTGGCGAGGGCGCAAAAGTGTATCGCTTCCTGGGTATAGGAAAATTCTAGAACTGTTCAGTAGGTTGGGCGCGATGTACGGAGTAAACTTACCAGGATGCAAAGTGCGTGACTATTTTAGCCttaaatgcaaaaatgcaaagcGACGAGCTAACCAGCAAATGTTAGGAAAGGTTGTCGATGAACAGCAAAGTGAATCAGAGGATGAAAGCATAGAACAAACTGGTGGTATACTGCCAGCTTCCTTCGCTGGCGAACAGCCTCACAAGCGACGTACACCGGATGGGTCGGTGCGAGTAGTTCCGCTTTGTTTAGCACACACAGGCTGCACGTTCAATCTGAAGCAGGTTAGCAGCGAGCCAGAGCTAGACGAATTTAATCGTCGACTACGAAACGAGGAATATATGAAGCAGGTGATAAACTACTTACAGTTCGAGACGGGTGAAGAGCGGTCGGATCACTTGATGAATAAATCGCTCGACATTCTTTTCAATAGAAAATTCCTGGCAACCTGTACCTGGCGAGGGATTAACGGAAAAATACCTTTTGTGGTGTATTCGAAAGTTCAAGAGTTGTTCGGCTGGCTGGGTGCGAAGGATGGGAAGCGATTATTGGGATGCACAGTTCGGGATTATTTCATTCTTAAACTGAAGAATGCAAAGCGACGAGCCATGCTAGGAGTACAAAGCCACGAAATAACGGGTATTGGTATAGGTACAACATTAGAAGCAGAACATAGTTGTTGTAAATGA
- the LOC120897297 gene encoding uncharacterized protein LOC120897297 isoform X2: MNDTNSDPVGGLVPPPLVPLPNCHARAKQVQARLFNEIPIPTSYIANCRLCLGTQFGNRCTTIIDEPLISMMKQVFPIVIANQIGLPMNVCTECVKTVETFYMFSSQVLSNQNKLLAT, translated from the exons ATGAATGATACTAACAGTGATCCGGTTGGTGGACTTGTCCCGCCACCCCTTGTGCCTTTGCCTAATTGTCACGCACGAGCGAAACAGGTACAGGCACGCCTGTTCAACGAGATCCCCATTCCCACGAGCTACATAGCCAACTGCCGGCTTTGCTTGGGTACCCAATTTGGAAACAGATGTACAACCATTATTGACGAGCCGTTAATCTCCATGATGAAGCAGGTGTTTCCCATCGTG ATAGCGAACCAGATAGGGCTACCGATGAATGTGTGCACCGAATGCGTAAAGACGGTGGAGACATTTTACATGTTCAGCAGTCAGGTGTTGTCCAATCAGAACAAGCTGTTGGCAACCTAG
- the LOC120897244 gene encoding ice-structuring glycoprotein-like, whose amino-acid sequence MKLFVVVSSLLAVATAAPSTTLYTAYAHQPALYAAAAPLAPATYIAAGPAELHSQYHAQDELGQYSYGYNGGLSAKAESKSFDGITRGSYSYLDAENKLQTVAYTADALNGFRVAASNLPVAPVETRTAPEPVQDTPEVAAAKADHMAAIEEAKLRNAAAEKEDAAAAAAAADAAADSTAIIAAAPAPAAAPALPLPVATYAAAAPASFAYSTHSIAQPIAAYATYAAAPAAPAAIELKAPASFAYSTYTAAAPLAYAQYAAAPAYATLPVAQYAAYPAPAIAFAARSQPADIAAELPEPVQDTPEVAKAKEEHLKAVAEAKARSLQ is encoded by the coding sequence ATGAAGCTGTTCGTCGTAGTGTCGTCCCTGCTGGCCGTTGCCACTGCTGCGCCGTCGACCACGCTGTACACAGCGTACGCCCATCAGCCGGCGCTGTACGCTGCCGCTGCGCCGCTGGCCCCCGCCACGTACATTGCGGCCGGCCCGGCCGAACTGCACAGCCAGTACCACGCCCAGGACGAGCTCGGCCAATACTCGTATGGATACAACGGAGGACTGTCGGCCAAGGCGGAGTCCAAGTCGTTCGATGGCATCACCCGCGGTTCCTACAGCTATCTGGATGCGGAGAACAAGCTCCAGACCGTCGCCTACACCGCCGACGCGCTGAACGGATTCCGGGTGGCCGCTTCCAACCTGCCGGTCGCACCAGTGGAAACTCGTACCGCGCCCGAACCGGTCCAGGACACGCCCGAGGTCGCCGCCGCCAAGGCCGACCATATGGCCGCGATCGAGGAGGCCAAGCTGCGTAACGCCGCCGCCGAGAAggaggatgctgctgctgctgctgccgccgccgacgcCGCTGCCGATTCTACCGCTATCATTGCCGCCGCACCGGCCCCGGCTGCCGCACCCGCTCTCCCGCTTCCGGTTGCCACGTACGCGGCTGCCGCGCCCGCCTCGTTCGCTTACTCGACCCACTCGATCGCGCAACCGATCGCGGCCTATGCCACCTACGCCGCTGCCCCTGCTGCCCCGGCCGCCATCGAGCTGAAGGCTCCCGCCTCCTTCGCGTACTCGACCTacaccgccgccgccccgcTCGCTTACGCCCAGTACGCTGCCGCTCCCGCTTACGCCACCCTGCCGGTCGCTCAGTACGCCGCCTACCCGGCCCCGGCCATCGCGTTCGCTGCCCGCTCGCAGCCCGCCGACATTGCTGCCGAGCTGCCCGAGCCGGTGCAGGATACGCCCGAGGTCGCCAAGGCCAAGGAGGAGCATCTGAAGGCCGTCGCCGAAGCGAAGGCGCGCAGCCTACAGTAA